The genome window CGATGATCAAGGCATGGAGGTTTTTAAAGGACGCGTGTAACATTCCCGACACCTGTAATTTCCACCCAAAAGAAAAAAGATCGATAAAGGATTCCCGTGAGACCCGTCCCCGGGGGATCCAGGAAGATTGGATCCAGAGCATACCGGCAAGAACAGTCTTCTGCGCCACCATCATTCCCGCCAGGGCCCACACCCCTGCACCGGAAAATGCAAGAAAGAGGCCGACGCCACTGCTCATAAGAGAGGCTGAAACCGCGGCAAGGGAGATGTTTTTAAAATCCAGAGCCTTTTCAAACTGCACCCGCTGAATAATCACCAGGGCATCAAGGAGCACCACGAGTCCGACAAATTTGGTTAGTGGGATGAGTTCCGGGCGCTCGTAGAAGGCCGCTATGGCGGGAGCCCCGAAAAACAGGGCAGCATAAAGAAGTGCCGCCATGGCACCGGAGAGGGTAAAGGCCGTGGTTAAATCGTTTTCAGATACGTCTTTTTTCTGAATGATGGCCTGCCCAAAGCCCTGGTTAATAAAGGCTTCCGTGACATGTATAAATACAAGAATAAGGCCCATGAGCCCGTAGTCTTCCGGGGTGAGGAGGCGGGCAAGAATGAGGGTTACAAAAAAGCGGATACCCTGCTGGCCGAAGCGTTCGGCGGAGCTCCAGATAAGGGCGGTAATTGTTCTTTGTCTGAGGGTGTCTTTCAAATCATCTCCTACTAATACTCATTTTAAAATAATTCGTGAATTCAAGTTGCTAATGCAACAATATTCCAAATAAAGGATTCTCGAGATACTGCCCCCCGAGGTTTCCAGCTCGAATGAAGCCATAACATCACAGCCAACACAATTTTCTGAAGCACCATCATACAAACAAGGGACCATACGCCAAACCCAATAATGGCACACAGAAGTGCACCTAACCCACCCACTATTGAAGAGCTGACAGTTGCTTTTGAAATAGTCTTGAAGTCAAGGTTCTTTTCAAACTGAACACGCTGAATAACAACAAAGGCATCAAGAACAATAACAAACCCCATGACCTGTAATAGACGGAATAATAGAGGCTCATTATAAAAATCAGCAACAAATGGTGCAGATACAAATAGAATGAGATAGAGTATGAGCGAAGCCCCAACGGAGAGCACAAACGTCGTCATCAAATCGTTGTCTGTGACACTCTTTTTTTGTATTATTGCCTGCCCAAAACCATTATTTATCAATGCTTCTGAAACACGAACAAACACCATTAGTATCCCTATAAGCCCAAAATCCTCAGGGACAAGTATTCGTGCAAGTATGAGAGTTACTAGGAATACGATCCCTTGATTACCAACACGTTCAACGGTGCTCCATAGAAGGGCTGAGATCGTCTTTTGTCTGAGTCCCATAATTAAATATGTAGCCCTTTATATCGCTTAATTTCCATCTCTTTCTTAAAATCTTCCAAATAACTAATGTAATCGTATTTGGGTTCATAACCTAACTCAATGTTAGCTTTACTAATGTCAATTTTATAAGATCGACTATTTGGTTTATCAGGCCTCGGAGTAATTATTGACGGCTTAGATGCAGGAGAAAAAACTTGAATCATTCCCTCAATTTGCGCTTTTAAAGATACGGGAACTCCTGTTCCAACATTATATATCCCAGACTCTCTATCAACGATAATACCCTTACATATCATTTGGCAAAAATCTTTAACATAAACAATATCATGAGATTTACTCGGGTCCCCCCACATTTCAATAGGCTCACCGTTAATTGCTTGATTAATCATCAGTCTGTATGCTTTCATTCTTTTCTTACCATCCACATAAAAATAATCTATTGGACTGTACGAATAAATAGTTGGTAATCTAAAAATAAACCTTTTAAGCCCATATTCTTGCCGATAATGTTCGATCAGATCTACTGCAGTATTTTTAGCAATAACATATACTCCATGATCACCTTTATATGAGAAGTTTCTCGGCATATCGGGGTGTAGTGGTTCGTCTCCTCCTATGAAATTTCCAATATCTCTTATAGTTTGGGTATAGAGTATTCTGTCGGCAGTTTATCAAAACACTCTGATTTAGTTATATCTACCGAAAAATATTCAATTCCCTTGTTCTCAAAATAATCTGTTTCTTTCCGCCCAATTGCGACAATTTGATATTCTGTTAAATCAAGGTTTTTTAAGCAGTAATCGGTCAAGTAAGCGCCAGTATGCCCAGTTGCTCCAAATATAAGCACTTTTTTCATAAACTACTCTCCATTTATCATATAATGTAATTTTTTACTTGATAATTACTTTGATTAAACGTTCTGAATTATATACAAAATCCATCTGCTCTTCTTGAGTTTCAAACTGTAGGAACAGTATACCAATTGCTTTATTAGAACCATCAAAATGCTCTACAGGATCTCCTTTTTCTTATACATAACACTCTTTACAATCTTTTTCCAATACCATTTTGATAGTCAACTTCTACAAATGCTCCATTCTCATGAGAGTAAAGAACATGAGTTGATATATATTTTTTGAGGAAAACATCACTTTTAAAGTGATAATTCCTTCGCATTGCTAATTCAACTGTAGCAGCAACCATATCTTCTCCTGTTGCCATAAGTAAAAGATCCGGTATCATATTACCACCATTTCTTGGACCCATCTCAATAAAGTGTAAGTTATCATTTCTATCAATCATAATTTCAATATTAAATGCTCCGAAATGAATATCTAATAAATCAAACAACTTTTGAGTTTCCTGTTTTATCAAGTTGAGTCTTTTATCGCTTATTACTAGAGGATAGCTTGTTCCAATGGGAACAAAGGGATTAACATAAGTACTTCTGTGACTATTTAATAAGCCCCAAAAGCTCACATTTCCATCTATAACAAAACAATCCCCCGCAATCATAAAGTCATGATCTTGCACAATAAATTCTTCAACAATAATCTTTTTACTTCTGGAATTATCTATAGCAATTTTGCAAGCATCTTCAAAGTCTTCTATCTTATCAACTTTGACTACACCTTTACTTCCTGATGAATCAATAGGTTTCACCATTACTGGGAAAGTAAATTGATTTATTTCCTGCTTTGCATTTGCCAGCGACGAATACCCTTTAGCCTTTGGACAATTAAAGTTATTCTCTCTTAAGAATTCCCTAAATTTATCCTTAAAAGCTAATATTTCAACCGATTTGTATGGATTAGTTGGTAAACCAAGCTTTTCAGCTACATACGCAGCCGTGGGAGCGGCGGGATCAGACGCATAAGCCACAATACCGTCTACACATTCGTTTTTTGCAACTTCAAGTATTGCTTCTTTATCTGTTGTACTTACACAATAAAATTTTTCTACATAATGTTGCCCCGGATTATCGGGCAAATAATCACATAAAACAGTATGGTACCCTTGCTTATTTGCATATTCGATGGCAGGTATCTGTTGAGTAGATCCTCCAAGTAATAAAAGTTTCTTCACAAGCACCCCGTTTTGATTACCGCTATAATCGTCTCCTGCACATCCTTCTCAAGACTATCATACATTGGTAGACAGAGGATTCGGCTGGAAATATCACGGGACACAGGGCACTCCTGTTTCGGTTCAATGTAACTCAGCGTGTCAAGACTGGGATAGAAGTATCTACGCGGCGCAATCGCAACTTCTTTCAATGCAGATTCCACCCGTTTTAAAACCGCTTCACTTTCAAACACAACAGGGAAGTAGCTAAAGTTATTGGTGGCATCACCATTCATTTCTTGCAATTGTACCACATCCTTTAAGCCATCAACATAGCCACGGTACACCTCTTCACGTCGTTCTAGAATAAGTGGCATATCATCGAGCACACAGAGCCCCATGGCGGCCTCAAACTCATTCATCTTGGCATTTGTCCCCAAATGGGGGATGGTTTCGGAGTTTTGTATGCCGAAGTTGATCAGAAACCGCGCCTCTTCTACTAACGAGTCATCGGAAATGGCAAGAGCCCCGCCTTCGATAGTGTGGAACAGCTTCGTCGCATGAAAACTCAAGGTAGAGATATCGCCATAGTTAAGA of Chitinivibrio alkaliphilus ACht1 contains these proteins:
- a CDS encoding ATP-grasp domain-containing protein, yielding MKKLLLLGGSTQQIPAIEYANKQGYHTVLCDYLPDNPGQHYVEKFYCVSTTDKEAILEVAKNECVDGIVAYASDPAAPTAAYVAEKLGLPTNPYKSVEILAFKDKFREFLRENNFNCPKAKGYSSLANAKQEINQFTFPVMVKPIDSSGSKGVVKVDKIEDFEDACKIAIDNSRSKKIIVEEFIVQDHDFMIAGDCFVIDGNVSFWGLLNSHRSTYVNPFVPIGTSYPLVISDKRLNLIKQETQKLFDLLDIHFGAFNIEIMIDRNDNLHFIEMGPRNGGNMIPDLLLMATGEDMVAATVELAMRRNYHFKSDVFLKKYISTHVLYSHENGAFVEVDYQNGIGKRL
- a CDS encoding oligosaccharide flippase family protein, whose protein sequence is MGLRQKTISALLWSTVERVGNQGIVFLVTLILARILVPEDFGLIGILMVFVRVSEALINNGFGQAIIQKKSVTDNDLMTTFVLSVGASLILYLILFVSAPFVADFYNEPLLFRLLQVMGFVIVLDAFVVIQRVQFEKNLDFKTISKATVSSSIVGGLGALLCAIIGFGVWSLVCMMVLQKIVLAVMLWLHSSWKPRGAVSRESFIWNIVALAT
- a CDS encoding NAD-dependent epimerase/dehydratase family protein codes for the protein MPRNFSYKGDHGVYVIAKNTAVDLIEHYRQEYGLKRFIFRLPTIYSYSPIDYFYVDGKKRMKAYRLMINQAINGEPIEMWGDPSKSHDIVYVKDFCQMICKGIIVDRESGIYNVGTGVPVSLKAQIEGMIQVFSPASKPSIITPRPDKPNSRSYKIDISKANIELGYEPKYDYISYLEDFKKEMEIKRYKGLHI
- a CDS encoding NDP-sugar dehydratase or epimerase, translating into MKKVLIFGATGHTGAYLTDYCLKNLDLTEYQIVAIGRKETDYFENKGIEYFSVDITKSECFDKLPTEYSIPKL
- a CDS encoding DegT/DnrJ/EryC1/StrS family aminotransferase, with the translated sequence MIHVTKTYLPDKKKFKKYVDEIYENHWITNNGSMVRRLEERLCEYLGVQNLVLVSNGTVALEIAYRALGVTDFAVTSPFSFVATTSSLVTNNIHPIFADIDPSTYTMDPEKAEALITPNTSALVPVHVFGNPCDVDAIAALAEKYKIRTVYDAAHAFGVKVGGQSVLNYGDISTLSFHATKLFHTIEGGALAISDDSLVEEARFLINFGIQNSETIPHLGTNAKMNEFEAAMGLCVLDDMPLILERREEVYRGYVDGLKDVVQLQEMNGDATNNFSYFPVVFESEAVLKRVESALKEVAIAPRRYFYPSLDTLSYIEPKQECPVSRDISSRILCLPMYDSLEKDVQETIIAVIKTGCL